The Candidatus Woesearchaeota archaeon sequence TAAAAACTCTAAGCACTAAATTCTAAACTCTAAACAATATCAAAATTCAAATACCAAAGTTTAAATAGAAAGGGACGTCGCTTCGTTCGTTTGAATTTTGAGCTTTGAAATTATTTAGGATTTAGAGTTTAGGATTTAGAAATTTGAGTTAAGTAGCGTTTCGTGTTGGTAATTTTCTTTTTCTGCGAGCATATAAAAAGCGTGTCACCAGCGCTTTTTTCTGTTGTTCGGTAATGCCACGATGCCGATGAAGCAATTCTGCCAATGGCGCGTTGATGCCACCCTCAACCGCATTGGTTGTGTTGGGAATATACGGATCACTGGTGAAGAGAAACATATTCGGTAGCGCATGCAGAATCAATGATCGGACTGCTCGAAGTTTCCGATGCGTATGCCATTTCCTGCCGGTCACCGGATTCAGGCTTTTTTCCTTGAGAAATGATTCGTATCGCACATCCCATGCCAGAAAAGAGTCACGCCACCGGTTTGCATCGGGGGATGTTTTTGTCTGTGCCAAGTTTCTCACCAAAACCCGCAGCTCTTGTCCTGCGAACGTCTGTGGATTTCTCGTGAGCCATGCCAGAGACAATCGGATGATATGAGCAATACACCGCTGGTGAGGTGTATGTGGAAATACTGATTTTGAAGCCTTGAGAAGCCCTTTTTGCCCGTCAGAAACGATGGCGTGTGGTTGATGGTGAGATGAGATACGAACGAGCAGGGGGTGCCAAATATCAAATCGCTCATGAGATACAAATGACCACGCGAGCGGTTGGCCAGAAATCGTATCATAGGCAACAACCAATACAGTTTGTTTTGAGATTGTTGTTCCATCCAACACGACGACCGGAGGATGAATCAGTACGCGTGTCTGTACGGGGATTGGCGGCGCGTTTGACACCTTCAATCGCCGCGAGAGCGTGGTGCGATGCACACGCAAACGCCGAGCAATAG is a genomic window containing:
- a CDS encoding transposase, with protein sequence MASLTSIARRLRVHRTTLSRRLKVSNAPPIPVQTRVLIHPPVVVLDGTTISKQTVLVVAYDTISGQPLAWSFVSHERFDIWHPLLVRISSHHQPHAIVSDGQKGLLKASKSVFPHTPHQRCIAHIIRLSLAWLTRNPQTFAGQELRVLVRNLAQTKTSPDANRWRDSFLAWDVRYESFLKEKSLNPVTGRKWHTHRKLRAVRSLILHALPNMFLFTSDPYIPNTTNAVEGGINAPLAELLHRHRGITEQQKKALVTRFLYARRKRKLPTRNAT